AGTCGCAGGGGTTCGCGGTAGCCGATGACGGCAGCGTCTCGGTGCACGATCTTCCATCGGATTTGCTGGTCGCTCTTTCCGGTGGCGACGTGGGGCTGGCCGGCGGGCTGCAAACGTTGCGCGCCCAGGAGCTGACGGTGCAGATCGGCGACGCGCTCGACCGGCTGGGCGCCGCGGATTCCGACGCCGCGGCCGACATCGAGGAGGCCTTCGCTACGCCTGACATGCGGCCGGCCGCGACGGTGCCCGCCGGGGCACCGTCGACCCCGCTCGGCGAGCTGGTGGCAGGGTGGCCGGTGATGGGCCAGGACCGGATCGCCGACCAGGTCGCGGGGCTGAGCCCCGAACAACGTCGGCGACTGGTCGCCGAGTTTCCCCATCAGGTGGGCAACACCGACGGGCTGCCATGGGACATGCGGATCGCCGCGAACCGGACCAACATCGCGCAGGCCGCTGTCGACGAGCCCGACCCGGTCCGGGCGGCCTTCTACCGCACCCTGCTCGGCGAGGTCGACGACCCGGCAGGTAGCGGCCGCCGTATCGACCGCCAGATCGTGGCGTTCGACCCGGCCCGCGCCTCCCTCGTCGAGCTCAACGGGGACCTGCGGACGGCAACGAGCGTCGCCGTGCTGGTCCCCGGGATGAACACGACCATCGAGGGGTCGGCCGCCAACACCGCGACCGCCCGCCGGTTCGTCGCGGCCACCCGAGGCGACGTCGCGGTCCTGACGTATCTGGGCGGACCGTTTCCCCGCGGGAACCTCGTCAACGGCGTGGTCGACGCGGCCAGTCCGCGATATGCGCTGGATATGGCCCCGCGGCTGGTGGCATTCAGCGAGGACGTCGACCGCACCGTAAACGCGCAAGCCACGGGCCGACCACCCATCCCGGTGACCTACATCGGCCACTCCTACGGGGGCTCGATCCTCGGCACCGCCGAAGCGATGGGGCTGACCGCCGACCAGACGATGTACATCGCCGCCGCAGGTGCGGGTGTCGGCGTCGACGATCCCGGCGACTGGCACAACCGCAATCCCGACGTGGTCCGCTACTCGATGACGGCACCCGGCGACCTCATCCAGGCGGTGCAGGGCATCCCCGGCGGCCCGCACGGTGCGGATCCAGATGAGATGCCCGGCGTAATCGCCTTGGCGACAGGTCATTACGACGACGGCCGGGTGATGGCGGGCCGGCAGGCACACAGCGACATCCTGAACTCGCCGTCGGACTCCTGGCGCAACATCCTCGCCGTGATCACCGGCGACCGCGCGCGAATCCGTCCCGCCGGGTGAAAGGCGCGCAGCAAAACCAGCCATTGCGTGCGATCGGCGGCCAGAATGGGCCGATGTGGTCGCGAAGTGCGCCGGTGGACGGGTTCCGGTTGGCCTATGACCGATTCGGCACCAAGGGCGCACCACCGGTGGTACTGCTGCACGGCTGGCCGGGCAACCGCCACGACTACCGCCACGTCGTCCCGCTGCTCAGCGACGCCGCCGACGTCATCGTGCCCGACCTGCGCGGCTTCGGCGGATCGGACAAACACGCCGTCGCCGTGCGGCACTTCTACAGCGCGACGGCCCAGGCCGCCAGCATCATCGGCCTGATCAAGGAGCTCGGGCTGTCCCGCGTGGTGCTCGGGGGCTACGACGTCGGCAGCCGCGTCGCGCAGAGCATCGCCAGGATGGAACCCGACCTCGTGTCGGCGTTGGTGCTGTCTCCCCCACTGCCCGGGGCGGGCGATCGCGTCCTCACGGCGCGGGCGCAGAGCGAGTTCTGGTATCAGGCCTTCCACCAGCTGCCGGTGGCCGCGCAGCTGCTCGACGGCAATCCCGACGCCGTCCGCGAGTATCTGCGGCACTTCTGGATGCACTGGTCCGCACCCGATTTCACGATCTCCGAGGATGATCTGGACCGGCTGGTCGGCGACTACGCGGCCCCTGGAGCCTTCACGGCGTCGATCGCCTGGTATCGCGCCGGCGCGGGGACCATCGCCCAGTCACTCACCGAACTGCCTCCGGACCGCGCCATCAAGATCCACGTGCCCACCGATGTGCTGTGGCCGCACCACGATCCGGTGTTCCCGCCCGAGTGGTCCGACCGGCTGGACTCGTACTTCACCGACGTGGCATTGCATTTCGCCTTCGACGCCGGACATTTCACGCCGGTCGAATGCCCCGAACAGTTCGCCGAGCTCATCCTCATCCGCGCGCGTCCAAGCGACGCCGCGTGAGCGACCTACTCCGGCTTGCTCTCGTCCGTCCCGTCGACGGGCAGCAGCGCCTCCAGCGCTGACCCGGTGATGCGCCGGAACGCCCGGCGTGGCCGGTTCGCGTCCAGGATCGCCACCTCCAGTGTCGACGGACCGATGGGACGGGACTCGCCGTTGGCGCCCGCCTTCAACGCCTCGATCGCCACCCTCGCGGCATCCGCAAGCCCGGCGTTCTCGGTGTAGTTCTCGTTGAGCTTCTCGGTGATCGGTTCGGTGGCGCCACCCATCACGACGAAGTGGGGCTCGTCGTTGATCGACCCGTCGTAGGTGATCCGGTACAGCTCAGGGGCTTTCGTCTCCCCGTGATGCGCGACCTCGGCCACGCACAGCTCGACCTCGTAGGGCTTGGCCTGCTCGGTGAAGATGGTGCCGAGCGCCTCGGCGTAGACGTTGGCCAGCTGACGTCCGGTGACGTCGCGCCTGGCGTACGCGTAGCCGCGGGTGTCGGCGAACTGGATGCCACCGCGGCGCAGCCTGTCGAACTCGTTGAACCGCCCGACGGCGGCGAAGCCCACCCGGTCGTAGAGCTCACTGACCTTCTGCAGTGACCGCGACGGGTTCTCGGCGACGAACAGCACACCGTCGGCGTACGCGAGCGCGATGACGCTTCGTCCGCGGGCGATGCCCTTGCGCGCGAGCTCGGAACGCTCGCGCATCGCCTGTTCAGGCGAGATGAAGTACGGAAAGCTCACTGGTCACCCCGTGCGTCGGTGGACCGGTGGGAGGCATCCGGGCCGAATGTGTCTGCCCGCGAACGGCTTTCGATGATCTGCCGGGCGAAGTCGGCGATGCGCTGCTCGGGCACTTCCTCCGCCCCCTCGGCGCCGATGATCACCGCGGTCGGATAGATACCCCGAACCAGGTCCGGCCCGCCCGTCGCGGAGTCGTCGTCGGCGGCGTCGTAGAGCGCCTCGACCGCCACCCGCAGCGCGGAGTCGGCGTCCCTGACCTGTGAGTACAGCTTCTTCATCGAGGACTTGGCGAAGATCGAACCCGACCCCACCGACTGGTAGCCCTCGTCCTCGTAGTTCCAGCCACCCGCCGCGTCGAAGGACACGATGCGCCCTGCCGCTTCGGGGTTGGGGTCGTCGAGGTCGTAGCCGGCGAGCAGAGGCAGGGCGACGAAGCCCTGCAGCGCCGCGCCGAGGTTGCCGCGGACCATCGTCGCCAAGCGGTTCACCTTGCCGCCGAACGTCAGGGCCACACCCTCGAGCTTCTCGTAGTGCTCCAGCTCGACGGCGTAGAGCCGGGCGAACTCCACGGCGATGGCCGCGGTGCCCGCGATCCCGGTCACCGTGTAGTCGTCGGTGATGTAGACCTTCTGGACATCGCGGCCCGCGATCATATTGCCCTGCGTGGACCGGCGGTCGCCCGCCATGACGACGCCACCGGGGTATTTGAGGGCCACGATCGTGGTCCCGTGCGGCAGTGCATCCGACGGGGTGTCGGACGGCACGGCGTACCGGTTCACGGGCAACAGCTCGGGTGCCTGCCGCCGCAGCAGCTCAGAAAAGGACGACAAGTCCACGGGAAGCGGCGGTGCTCCTGGTAGCGGGGATGAGATGGACGGCTGTTCGCGGTGGGGCCAGGTCACTGGCCGCCCTTCTGGACATACGCGCGCACGAAGTCCTCGGCGTTCTCTTCCAGCACGTCATCGATCTCATCGAGCAGGTCGTCGGTCTCCTCGGCGAGCTTCTCGCGACGCTCCTGGCCCGCGCCTGCGTTGCCGGTGAGGTCGTCGTCTTCCCCGCCGCCACCACCACGCTTGGTCTGCTCCTGCGCCATCGAGGCCTCCTGCGTATGTCTGTGCCGTTGACGGATGGGCTACCACCTGCCCCGCCGCTACTCCACCCTACCGGTCGAAGGACATCTTGCTGTGGATAGCGCACTTAGTTGGTGAGCTGTTCTACCAATTCGACGGCGCTGTCCACGGAGTCCAGCAGGGCACCGACGTGGGCTTTACTCCCGCGCAGCGGCTCCAGGGTTGGAATCCGGACGAGCGAATCGCCGCCGAGATCGAAAATCACCGAGTCCCAGCTGGCCGCGGCGATATCAGCCCCGAACCGCCGCAGGCACTCGCCCCGGAAGTAGGCCCTGGTGTCGGTCGGCGGGTTGTCGACGGCGTCGAGCACCTGCTGTTCGGTGACCAGCCGCTTCATCGACCCACGCGCCACCAGCCGGTTGTACAGACCCTTGTCGAGGCGGACGTCGGAGTACTGCAGGTCCACCAGATGCAGCCGCGGTGCCGACCAGTTGAGGTTCTCCCGCTGCCGGAAGCCCTCCAGCAGCCGCAGCTTGGCGGGCCAGTCGAGGATCTCCGCGCACTGCATGGGGTCGCGCTCGAGCAGATCGAGGATGTTGGCCCACGTCTCCACGATGTCGGCCGCTCGCGGATCGGGGTCCCGGCTGTCGACCAGCTTGGCCACCCGGTCCAGGTAAATCCGTTGCAGCGCAAGGCCCGTCAGCTCCCGACCGTCGGCGAGTGCGACCGTCGCACGCAGCGTCGGGTCGCGGCTGATGACGTGCACGGCGTGCACCGGCCGGGCCAGCGCCAGATCGGAGAGGTCCATGCCCTCTTCGATCAGGTCGAGCACCAGCGCCGTGGTACCGAGCTTGAGGTACGTCGAGGTTTCCGACAGGTTCGCGTCGCCGATGATGACGTGCAGCCGCCGGTACTTGTCGGCGTCGGCGTGGGGTTCGTCGCGGGTGTTGATGATGCCGCGCTTGAGGGTGGTCTCCAGGCCGACCTCGACCTCGATGTAGTCGGACCGCTGCGACAGCTGGAATCCGGGCTCGTCGCCCGACGGGCCGATGCCGACCCGCCCGGAACCCGTGACCACCTGCCGGGACACCAGGAACGGCGTCAACCCCGCGATGACCGCGGAGAATGGCGTCTGACGCGACATCAGGTAGTTCTCGTGGGACCCGTAGGAGGCGCCCTTGTTGTCGATGTTGTTCTTGTAAAGCTGCAGCTTGGCGGCGCCCGGAACGCTGGCCACGTGCCGCGCGGCAGCCTCCATCACCCGCTCGCCGGCCTTGTCCCAGATCACCGCGTCCAGCGGGTCCGTGCACTCGGGTGCGGAGTACTCGGGGTGGGCGTGGTCGACGTACAGTCGCGCGCCGTTGGTCAGGATCATGTTGGCCGCACCGACCTCGTCGGCGTCCACCACCGGCGGCGGTCCCGCCGAGCGGCTCAGGTCGAATCCGCGGGCGTCACGAAGGGGTGATTCCACCTCGTAGTCCCAGCGCGTGCGCTTGGCGCGCTGGATCCCCGCGGCGGCCGCATACGCCAACACCGCCTGCGTCGAGGTCAATATCGGATTGGCGGTGGGGTCGGACGGCGACGAGATGCCGTACTCGACCTCGGTTCCGATAATCCGCTGCATGTGGCCAGCCTAGGCTGTCCGGTTTCGGGGACCCGCAGTAGCCTGCGACCGTGCCGCCTGAGAAGGACGACCTCGCCGCTGACCGCAGGGCGGCCGCGAGCAGGTTCGTGGCCGAACTCGGCGCCACGATGTCGGCGGCCAACTACCCGGTCACCATGGTGCGCGCCGTGATGGAGGGGACCTCGAAGGCCTACGGCCTCGACAACCACTTTCTCGCGCTGCCGAATTACGTCCAGGTCGGCAGCCCTCTCGGTGACAGCCTCTACATCGCCAACACCGACTACGTGCTGCGCTACGACCAGTCGTTCCCGCTTGCACAGCTCGTCGCGCGGGCACCGTCCGGAACGGTCAACCCCGAGGAGGGCATGGCGGAGCTGGAGCGAATCCGCAACCTGGACAAGCGATTTCCGGTCTGGCTCACCATCATCGGGTACGCGGTGCAGAGCATGGGGCTGGCGCTGATCCTGCAGCCGACGCCGTGGAGCCTGGTCGGGGCGGCGGTACTCGGGCTGTTGGTCGGCGCCCTGTCAGTGGTGGGCAGGCGTGTCGACTCCATCGGGTACATGCTGCCGACGATCTGTGCGTTCCTGGTGGCGCTCATCGTCTTCACCTTCAACCGGCACTGGCATGTCGGTATCGACAGCCTGCGTGCCCTGGCCGCCCCGCTGGCCGTCTTTCTGCCCGGGGCGGCGATCACCCTGGCGGTCATCGAATTGTCCACTCGCCATGTGGTGTCGGGGGCGAGCCGGCTCGTCGCGGGCTTCATGCAGATCGTGCAGTTGGCGTTCGGCATCCTGATCGCCGCACAGGTCGCCGGGATCGCCGACTCGAATCTGGTCACGACCGAGATGAACCGGCTCGGCCCCTGGGCGCCGTTTCTCGGCGTGGCCGTCTACGGCCTCGGTGCCATGCTGAACTTCGGCCCGCCGACTAGGTTTCTGCCGTGGATGCTGCTCATGCTCTACACCGCCTACGCGGGCCAGTGGCTGGGCAATGCCCTGCTCGGCAGCTATGCCAGCGGGTTCGGCGGCGGGTTGACCCTGATCCTGTTCGCATTGGCGATATCGCACCGCCCGAACACCCCACCCACGGTGTCTCTGGTGCTGCCGGGCTTCTGGTTACTCGTGCCCGGGTCGCTCGGCTTCATGGGCATGACACAGCTGCTCGGTACCCACAGCACCGCCATGTTCACCGCTACGTTGATCTCGATGATGTCCATTGCCGTCGGCGTCCAGAGCGGATTGGTGTTGTGGCGCGCGGCTATTCAGCTCACCGGCAACCCACGGCGGCGGGCGCTGCATGATTGACGTCGAACAGCGACGGGCCGCCGACGCCTGGTTCCTCGACCACGGTCTGCCCGCCGTGCTGCGCCCCGGCCGGCTGGTCCGTCGACTCTGGCCCCGATCGGCGCCCGCGCTGGCGGCCTTCGCGGTGTTCATGGTCAACTCCGCCGTCGTCGTCCAGGTGACCGGCAAGCACACGATCAACATCGAGGGCGAGCCGACCCGCACGGAGTGGTTCGTGTTGGGGCTGCTTGTCCTCGTCCTGCCGCTCGCGTCGTTGGTCGGCTGGCTGGTGTCGAGAATCTCCACCGTGCACGGCCGCACTGTCGCCGCCGCCGTCTCGGTGGTCGTCGGGGTCGCAGGCGGCGTCATCGGCGGACCCAGCGACCGGCTGCTCGCCGATCTCATCTTCGAAGCGGTGGTGATCGCGGCGATTCTGGCGCTGACGGCATCCGGGTTGGGTTCCGTCATGTCGTGGACCGCACGGATGACCATCTCGCATCTCGCGGCCGTGGGATCGCTGATGATCCGCGCACTTCCGGTGATGCTGCTGACCATTCTCGTGTTCTTCAATTCGCCGGTATGGCTGATGGCGGCCAACGTGTCACGCCCCCGGATGTGGCTCGCGATCGTGTTCCTCAGCCTGGTCGCGGCCGCGTTCGTGGTCGCCGTCACCGTCGACCGGTTCGAGCCGGTCATCGAGGCACCCGATGCTTCCGTTCGGGATACCCGACTGGCCGGTACGCCGTTTTCGGCGATGCCCGATCCGTCGCAGACGCAGGCCCTCAACCGCGCCGAGCGGCTCAATGTCATGTTCGTGCTGGCCGTTTCGCAGCTCGCACAGATCTTCGTGGTCGCCGTCGTCATCGCGCTGATCTTCCTGGTGCTCGGTCTGATACTGATCTCACCGGATCTGTTGGGAGCCCTGACACAAGGCAAGGGGCCGAGCGACGGCACCGTCCTCGGTATGACGATCCCGGTGCCGCAGCCGTTGATTCACGTGACGATGTTTCTCGGCGCGCTGACGTTCATGTACGTCAGCGCCAGGTCCGCGGGCGACGGCGAGTACCGCAAGCAGTTCCTCGATCCGCTCAGCGAGGACCTGCGGCTGACGCTGGTCGCCCGAAGTCGGTACCGGGCAGCCGTTCCGGCGCGCTGACGCGTTCTCCGACGGTATTTCGCGCACAATAACCGCGTGCCCGACATGCGGAGCGTCCACGAGTGGTTTCTCCATCGCGGGCTGCCGCTGGTCCTGACGCGGCGGGTGCGCTCCCACGCACTGATCGAGCGGTCGGCGCCGATGGTCAGCGGGATCGGGGCGGTGATCGCGCTGACCATGACGCTGGCGGAGCTGTCGGAGGACGAACCCGACTACGGCTACGCGATCCGGCTCGGCGCACTCACCCTGCTGCTCGTCGCGGCACCGTTCGCTCTCCACCTGCTGCACCGATCCGGCACGACACGCGGTGAGGCGGGGCGAATGTCGGCTGCGCTGCTCGTGATGGCGCTGTTCGTGTTCGGGCTGCCGTTCGCCGACAGCGGCTTCTCCGGGATCGCCGCGGCGGAGATGGTCTTCTTCGTGGTGGTCGCAGTCCTGGCGGTCTGGCTGACGTACCTCGGCATCGGCTCAATTGTCCTGTGGGCGTTCAGGTTCGCCTGGCTTCAGTTCGGTGCGCTCGGCACCCTGATGAGTCGGGCGCTGCCCCTGCTGATGCTGACCGTCGTGGTGTACTTCACCGGCGAACTGTGGCAGCTGGCATCTCGGATGACACGTGAACGGCTCTGGCAGACCATCGGATTCCTGGCCTTCGTCGCGATCATCTTCATGGTGACCACCATCCGTGATGAGGTGATGGCACTGCGCAACGATCGGGCCGAGCAGACGGACCCGGCGAAACTCCTCGAGGGCACGCCACTGGCCATCGCCGACGGTCACTCCCCCGCGCGCACTCCGCTGTCGCTGGCCGAGCAGGTCAACGTCGTCGCGGTGATGGTGGTGGCGCAGGCAATTCAGGTGGTTCTCTTCACGACGGGCCTGTTCGCGTTCTTCGTGGCTCTCGGAATCGTCGCGGTGCCCGACGAGGTGGCGGTGCTGTGGGCGTCGGAGGCGGTCTGTCCGGTCGGTGAACCACCTTGCGCGGGAACCTGGTTCGGCATCCATGTGCCGGTGGCGCAGACCGTTGTCCACGTCTCGCTGTTCGTGGCGGTGCTGTCGGGTCTGTACTTCACCGTCAGCACCAGTGTCGACCCGATCTACCGAGAGCGGTTCTTCGACCCGCTGGTCTCCGATGTGGCGGTGAGCCTGGCTGGGCGCGACGCCTATCTCGAGATGGACGGGAAGAGGAAACCCTCCGAATAGCCTCCGCGCCTTCGTTACTGGGACGACTGCAGTGAGTAGCTGTTCTTCAGATCGTCCTGGGTCACGCTGGCATCCCGGCCGGTGGTGTCGACACGCAGCGTCTCGGTCGGCGTGCGCGCTTCGTACCGCCAGCCCGGCGGCAGCGAGAGGCGGCCCGCGAGGCCTGGAAGGTCGGCCAGCGACAACGTCGGATCGACGATCTGGCTGTATGTCTGCATGACCCAACGCCTGCCATCCGGGTCGATGAGTTCATAGATTTCGCGGCCGGCGTCGAAGACGAAGAGCGCCTTACGGTCCACCCGGTTCGGCTGGTATGGCGCCGGATTCATCGAGGACAGTTTCACCGTCGCCTGCCGAATCATCTCCAGACCACCGAAAGTCTTGTGCTCCAAGTCCTCTCGGTCACGCTTACCGATAGCACTCATCAACCAGTACCGCGGCCCGTTGAGCAGAGCGGCCACCGCGTTGTTCTCCGTGGCGATGGCCTGCGCATCGAGCTTGTCCCACAGTTCGGCCGGACAGTTGTTGAGTGGAAACGTGTTGTACACGGTCGCCTCGGGTCCCGATTCCCCGGGCCGGACCAGAAGTACTTCGCCGTAGCGCTTTCCGAATACGTCACCGCTCAGGGTGACGTCGTTTCCAGGGTCTTGCGGCATACCGCGAAATTATGTCCTCACAGCCCGCGGGCGTGCGCAAATTGCGGGTTCTTTCGCAGCGCGTCGAACCGGTCGGCAAGTTTGCTGGGGTGTTTGCCCAGCTCAACCGCCACATGCCGAGAAATTGACGTCGGCGCTGATTCGGGGTGCGGATGAAAACTCGCTGCTCTAGACTGCGCCAAGCAACGTCCCGAGTGGTCTCGTGACCACGCCCAGGCCTCGGCAAACGGTGCGCAACCAAGGGTGAAGGGATTTACAACCATGAAGAAGCTCGTGGTGGCTTCGTTCGCGACGTTGGCACTGGGCCTCGCTGTCGCGGCACCGGCCTACGCAGATCAGGACAGTTTCATCGTCGACCTTGCCAACAACGGCTGGGACGGACCCGTCGATGCCGCGGTGGCACTGGGTAACCAGATCTGCAGCGACATCGCCAACGGTGTGCCCGAGTCCGAGACGTTGCAGACGATCTCAGACAACACGACTGACGGTGTGGAACCGAAGGACGCGAAGACGTTCTACGAAGCGGCGGCCAACAACCTCTGCTGAGCCGACTCGATCTGGGCCGGTTCCCCTTACAGGTACTGGCCCAGATTCGACTCGGTGTCGATCGCGCGTGAGGCGCTCGACGACTTGCCGGTGACCAGCGTGCGGATGTAGACGATCCGCTCGCCCTTCTTGCCCGAGATCCGTGCCCAGTCATCGGGATTCGTGGTGTTGGGCAGGTCCTCGTTCTCGGCGAACTCGTCGACGATCGAGTCGAGCAGATGCTGGATGCGAAGACCAGGCTGCCCCGTTTCCAACACCGACTTGATCGCGTTCTTCTTCGCGCGGTCGACGACGTTCTGGATCATGGCGCCGGAGTTGAAGTCCTTGAAGTACATGACTTCCTTGTCACCGTTGGCGTAGGTGACCTCCAGGAACCGGTTGTCATCGATCTCGGCGTACATCCGGTCGACGACCTTCTCGATCATCGCCTTCAGGCAGGCCGCCCGGTCGCCGCCGAACTCGGCAAGATCGTCGGCGTGCACCGGCAGATCCTCGACCAGATACTTGCTGAAGATGTCCATTGCCGCCTCGGCATCCGGACGCTCGATCTTGATCTTGACGTCCAGCCGGCCGGGCCGCAGGATCGCCGGGTCGATCATGTCCTCGCGGTTGGAGGCGCCGATCACGATGACGTTCTCCAGACCCTCGACACCGTCGATCTCGCTCAGCAGCTGCGGGACCACCGTCGTCTCCACATCGGAGCTGACGCCCGTACCGCGGGTGCGGAAGATCGAGTCCATCTCGTCGAAGAACACGATCACCGGGGTGCCCTCGGACGCCTTCTCACGCGCCCGCTGGAAGATCAGCCGGATGTGACGTTCGGTCTCGCCGACGAACTTGTTCAGCAGCTCCGGGCCCTTGATGTTGAGGAAGTAGCTCTTGGCCTCGCGGGCATCGTCGCCGCGGACCTCGGCCATCTTCTTCGCCAACGAGTTGGCGACAGCCTTGGCGATCAGCGTCTTGCCGCAGCCGGGCGGGCCGTACAGCAGCACGCCCTTGGGCGGACGCAGCGAGTACTCCCGGTAGAGCTCCTTGTGCAGGAACGGCAGCTCGACCGCGTCGCGGATCTGTTCGATCTGCCGGCCGAGGCCGCCGATGTCGTTGTAGC
The nucleotide sequence above comes from Mycolicibacterium moriokaense. Encoded proteins:
- a CDS encoding alpha/beta hydrolase, which encodes MGGGTRPTVSEAQAWQPDSLREAAQSWQAAAMDMHAHIAMTVQGVTDAHKVWLGSAAEAARSEVLSVGGTSDALARAMVLAAVAAHDGAEQIAIARSAVLELVSAAQSQGFAVADDGSVSVHDLPSDLLVALSGGDVGLAGGLQTLRAQELTVQIGDALDRLGAADSDAAADIEEAFATPDMRPAATVPAGAPSTPLGELVAGWPVMGQDRIADQVAGLSPEQRRRLVAEFPHQVGNTDGLPWDMRIAANRTNIAQAAVDEPDPVRAAFYRTLLGEVDDPAGSGRRIDRQIVAFDPARASLVELNGDLRTATSVAVLVPGMNTTIEGSAANTATARRFVAATRGDVAVLTYLGGPFPRGNLVNGVVDAASPRYALDMAPRLVAFSEDVDRTVNAQATGRPPIPVTYIGHSYGGSILGTAEAMGLTADQTMYIAAAGAGVGVDDPGDWHNRNPDVVRYSMTAPGDLIQAVQGIPGGPHGADPDEMPGVIALATGHYDDGRVMAGRQAHSDILNSPSDSWRNILAVITGDRARIRPAG
- a CDS encoding alpha/beta fold hydrolase yields the protein MWSRSAPVDGFRLAYDRFGTKGAPPVVLLHGWPGNRHDYRHVVPLLSDAADVIVPDLRGFGGSDKHAVAVRHFYSATAQAASIIGLIKELGLSRVVLGGYDVGSRVAQSIARMEPDLVSALVLSPPLPGAGDRVLTARAQSEFWYQAFHQLPVAAQLLDGNPDAVREYLRHFWMHWSAPDFTISEDDLDRLVGDYAAPGAFTASIAWYRAGAGTIAQSLTELPPDRAIKIHVPTDVLWPHHDPVFPPEWSDRLDSYFTDVALHFAFDAGHFTPVECPEQFAELILIRARPSDAA
- the prcA gene encoding proteasome subunit alpha — protein: MSFPYFISPEQAMRERSELARKGIARGRSVIALAYADGVLFVAENPSRSLQKVSELYDRVGFAAVGRFNEFDRLRRGGIQFADTRGYAYARRDVTGRQLANVYAEALGTIFTEQAKPYEVELCVAEVAHHGETKAPELYRITYDGSINDEPHFVVMGGATEPITEKLNENYTENAGLADAARVAIEALKAGANGESRPIGPSTLEVAILDANRPRRAFRRITGSALEALLPVDGTDESKPE
- the prcB gene encoding proteasome subunit beta, coding for MTWPHREQPSISSPLPGAPPLPVDLSSFSELLRRQAPELLPVNRYAVPSDTPSDALPHGTTIVALKYPGGVVMAGDRRSTQGNMIAGRDVQKVYITDDYTVTGIAGTAAIAVEFARLYAVELEHYEKLEGVALTFGGKVNRLATMVRGNLGAALQGFVALPLLAGYDLDDPNPEAAGRIVSFDAAGGWNYEDEGYQSVGSGSIFAKSSMKKLYSQVRDADSALRVAVEALYDAADDDSATGGPDLVRGIYPTAVIIGAEGAEEVPEQRIADFARQIIESRSRADTFGPDASHRSTDARGDQ
- a CDS encoding ubiquitin-like protein Pup; the encoded protein is MAQEQTKRGGGGGEDDDLTGNAGAGQERREKLAEETDDLLDEIDDVLEENAEDFVRAYVQKGGQ
- the dop gene encoding pup deamidase/depupylase; the encoded protein is MQRIIGTEVEYGISSPSDPTANPILTSTQAVLAYAAAAGIQRAKRTRWDYEVESPLRDARGFDLSRSAGPPPVVDADEVGAANMILTNGARLYVDHAHPEYSAPECTDPLDAVIWDKAGERVMEAAARHVASVPGAAKLQLYKNNIDNKGASYGSHENYLMSRQTPFSAVIAGLTPFLVSRQVVTGSGRVGIGPSGDEPGFQLSQRSDYIEVEVGLETTLKRGIINTRDEPHADADKYRRLHVIIGDANLSETSTYLKLGTTALVLDLIEEGMDLSDLALARPVHAVHVISRDPTLRATVALADGRELTGLALQRIYLDRVAKLVDSRDPDPRAADIVETWANILDLLERDPMQCAEILDWPAKLRLLEGFRQRENLNWSAPRLHLVDLQYSDVRLDKGLYNRLVARGSMKRLVTEQQVLDAVDNPPTDTRAYFRGECLRRFGADIAAASWDSVIFDLGGDSLVRIPTLEPLRGSKAHVGALLDSVDSAVELVEQLTN
- a CDS encoding threonine/serine exporter family protein; amino-acid sequence: MPPEKDDLAADRRAAASRFVAELGATMSAANYPVTMVRAVMEGTSKAYGLDNHFLALPNYVQVGSPLGDSLYIANTDYVLRYDQSFPLAQLVARAPSGTVNPEEGMAELERIRNLDKRFPVWLTIIGYAVQSMGLALILQPTPWSLVGAAVLGLLVGALSVVGRRVDSIGYMLPTICAFLVALIVFTFNRHWHVGIDSLRALAAPLAVFLPGAAITLAVIELSTRHVVSGASRLVAGFMQIVQLAFGILIAAQVAGIADSNLVTTEMNRLGPWAPFLGVAVYGLGAMLNFGPPTRFLPWMLLMLYTAYAGQWLGNALLGSYASGFGGGLTLILFALAISHRPNTPPTVSLVLPGFWLLVPGSLGFMGMTQLLGTHSTAMFTATLISMMSIAVGVQSGLVLWRAAIQLTGNPRRRALHD
- a CDS encoding DUF732 domain-containing protein, producing MKKLVVASFATLALGLAVAAPAYADQDSFIVDLANNGWDGPVDAAVALGNQICSDIANGVPESETLQTISDNTTDGVEPKDAKTFYEAAANNLC
- the arc gene encoding proteasome ATPase; the protein is MSESERSEGFGTPRESGMSSDDAAELEELRREAAMLREQLESAVGPQSGLRSARDVHQLEARIDSLAARNAKLMETLKEARQQLLALREEVDRLGQPPSGYGVLLSVQDDETVDVFTSGRKMRLTCSPNIDTKTLKQGQTVRLNEALTVVEAGHFEAVGEISTLREILADGHRALVVGHADEERIVWLAEPLVAAEGLSDDETGDGSDERPRKLRPGDSLLVDTKAGYAFERIPKAEVEDLVLEEVPDVSYNDIGGLGRQIEQIRDAVELPFLHKELYREYSLRPPKGVLLYGPPGCGKTLIAKAVANSLAKKMAEVRGDDAREAKSYFLNIKGPELLNKFVGETERHIRLIFQRAREKASEGTPVIVFFDEMDSIFRTRGTGVSSDVETTVVPQLLSEIDGVEGLENVIVIGASNREDMIDPAILRPGRLDVKIKIERPDAEAAMDIFSKYLVEDLPVHADDLAEFGGDRAACLKAMIEKVVDRMYAEIDDNRFLEVTYANGDKEVMYFKDFNSGAMIQNVVDRAKKNAIKSVLETGQPGLRIQHLLDSIVDEFAENEDLPNTTNPDDWARISGKKGERIVYIRTLVTGKSSSASRAIDTESNLGQYL